The genomic region TGCCGCAATGGCCGAGGCCCTCGACGAGGTAGGCGCCGCGATTCCATTCCGCGGATTTGGTCGGGTCCGGCTTGAACTCGCCCTCCGAGAAATACAGCGTGCGCCAGCCGAGGATCAGCTGGCGGTTGGAATAGGGGAAGCGGAGATCGTGCTCACGATTGCGCTGGCTCACGGCCGGGATTGACTTCAGATAGGCAAAGATCGCGTCAGTATCGGCGCGCGTGACCTTGGTGTAGGATGCGAACGGCATGGCCGGATACATCAAGCCGCCGTCCGGAAAGCGGCCATAGTGCATCGCCTTGTAGAAGTCTTCGGCCGTCCATTTGCCGATCCCAGTGTCGCGGTCCGGCGTGATATTGGACGAATACAAAGTGCCGAAAGGGGTCGGCATGGCGCGTCCGCCGGCGAAGGTGCGTCCCTCGGGTGCCGTGTGGCAGGCAATGCAGTCGCCGGCGCGCGCCAGATATTCGCCGCGTGCAACCAGGCTATCGCGGTCGGAGCCAGACTTCGGCTGCGCCCCTGCGGACGAGCCGGCCAAGAGCAACAGCCACAGGGCAAGGATTGGTGAACACGATCGCAATTCCGTCTCCTCAATCCGGTTCACTGCCGCAGGCGAACGGCAGCACATACGTGCCCTTCGGCGCCGGCGCGATGTTCACAGGGGCCGGGCGGCTCGCGAGCCACGCTGCCACCGCCGTCACGTCCTCCTCGGTGAGCCGGGCCGCGACCTGCTGCATGCAGTCCGGCGCTTTCGCGGTTCGCGTGCCATAGCGCCACGCACCCAATTGTGCGCTGATGTAGGCCGGGCGCAGTCCGAGCAGGCCCGGAATTCCGGGCTCCATGCCGGTCAGGGCCGGGCCGTGGCAGCTTCCGCACGCCGGAATCTGGCGTTGCGGATCGCCGCGCGTCACCAGCGACTGGCCGTGCTGCAGCACCTCCTTGCTTGCATCGCTTGCCGTGACCGGCGGCAGAGGCGGGTGCTGATCCGCAAAATAGTCAGCCATCTGCTGCAGGTACGGATCGGGCAGGAATTCCAGCAGATAGTTCATCGGCGGATATTTTCGCCGGCCATTCTTGAAGGCGAGAAGCTGGTTGTAGAGATAGCCGGCCGGCTTGCCCGCAAGCCGCGGGAAATAGACGTCGTTGGTGCCTTCGCCTTGATTGCCGTGACAGGGCGTGCAGGCTTCGACCCGCGCCGCCATCGTGTCCGGCGGCTGATTGGCGGTTTGTGCGGCCGCACCATCAAACGCGGCCAAGGTGGCAATGGCGATGGCCAGAGCAGTGGTGCGAGCGAACACTCTCGTCACCCTCCAAAAAGCAGGATCGGTTGATTCCGGATCACAACGTAGCGGTGCATTATTGCGACAATATGCTCCTGCGCAAGTTCGGGTACGCGTGACGACGTTTGGTCGCGGCCTTCGCATCTGCGGTCCCGATCAGATTCGACAAAACGTGCGTGATTTTTGAAAATTGGACATAACGCTGCGCTCTCGCGACAGTTCCTGTCCGAGTTTGCTTCGTTTCATCATCCCTCCTGACGTCAGAGGGCGCAGGGAAGACCGGGTGCCGGCCGGGCACCCACGGTCCACTGTGCGAAGGCTTGCGCTACAAGAATCTGCACAGCGGCATACAGGTGAAGCCCAACACGCGGCCTTCCCTGCGCAGTGGTTTGACGGCTTATGCCGAGCTCTCCCCGGGGAGCGATGCACTATTGCCCCCGTCGCCTCGCGGATCGCTGACATGAGCCCCCGGTCGGGCAGCACACATCACCGCAAGACTTGACGCACAGACCCCGGGCGTCAGGACGACACGGTTTTGCCGTACGCTGATAGCATCGGTCGTGTGCGCGAAGGCTTGTCGCTCACGGTTTCCCGCCCTGCGATGTCTGTCGCGCCGGTGCTGCCAGCGTCCACCACAACTCATCCCGCG from Bradyrhizobium sp. CB1015 harbors:
- a CDS encoding c-type cytochrome, producing MFARTTALAIAIATLAAFDGAAAQTANQPPDTMAARVEACTPCHGNQGEGTNDVYFPRLAGKPAGYLYNQLLAFKNGRRKYPPMNYLLEFLPDPYLQQMADYFADQHPPLPPVTASDASKEVLQHGQSLVTRGDPQRQIPACGSCHGPALTGMEPGIPGLLGLRPAYISAQLGAWRYGTRTAKAPDCMQQVAARLTEEDVTAVAAWLASRPAPVNIAPAPKGTYVLPFACGSEPD